CGTGATCACGACCACTGGTTATCGGAGAACAGGCAAGGGCGCGCGCGAACAGGCGGGGGCGCGCGAGAACAGGCGGGGGCGCGCGCGAACAGGCGGGGGCGCGCGCGAACAGGCGGGAGCGGGACGCGGTGGCGGCGGGGAAGCGGTGAGGCGGTAACCTCGGCATATGCGGGCGGCATGGGCGTCGCCCAACAAACGAGGAGACTCTGTGAGCACAAAAGCCCCCATGCGTGTTGCTGTCACCGGTGCGGCCGGCCAGATCGGGTACAGCCTGCTGTTTCGGATCGCCAGCGGCGCGATGCTCGGTGACGACCAGCCCGTGATCCTTCAACTGCTCGAAATCACCCCGGCCCTCGAGGCGCTTCGCGGCGTGGCGATGGAACTCGACGACTGCGCATTCCCGCTGCTCGCCGGCATCGAGCAGACCGACGACGCAAACGTTGCGTTCGGTGACATCGACGTCGCTCTCCTCGTCGGCGCCATGCCGCGCAAGGACGGGATGGAGCGCTCCGATCTCCTGTCGGCCAACGGCGGCATCTTCAAGCCCCAGGGCCAGGCGCTGTCGGCCAACGCCAAGAAGGACGCGAAGATCCTCGTCGTCGGCAACCCGGCCAACACCAATGCGCTCATCGCGATGAACAACGCGCCAGACCTCGACCCGGGCCGGTTCACCGCCATGACCCGACTCGACCACAACCGTGCGATGACCCAGCTCGCTCAGCGCACCAACACCACGGTCAACGACGTCAAGAAGATGACGATCTGGGGCAACCACTCCGCCACCCAGTTCGCGGATCTGTTCCACGCCGAGGTCAACGGCCAGAACGCCGCAGAACTCGTCAACGATCAGGACTGGTACGCGAACGAGTACATCCCCACCGTCGCCCAGCGAGGCGCCGCCATCATCAAGGCCCGCGGGCTCAGCTCGGCGGCCTCGGCGGCAAACGCTGCGATCGACCATATCCGCAGCTGGCACCTCGGCACCGACGAGGGCGACTGGGTGTCGATGGCGATCCCGTCGGACGGTTCCTACGGCGTGCCCGAGGGACTCATCTCGTCGTTCCCGTGCGTGTGCAAGGACGGCAAGTACGAAATCGTGCAGGGGCTCGACATCAACGAGTTCTCCCAGGAGCGCATCGACAAGACCGTCGGCGAACTCGCCGAGGAACGCGATGCGGTGAAGGAACTCGGCCTGATCTGAACCGACCGTTGGCGCGCTCGTGCGCCCGGACGCTTAACCGGTAGGTAGTGAATTGGGGCGCCTCCTTCGTGGGGCGCCCCAGTCGCGTCGTTGAACCTCAGTGGCTCGGAACCGCAGGGCTCAGTACCTCAGCGGCCTCCGCCGAAGGTCTCGTTGAGCCAGGCGTCGGCCTCGCGCTCAAGGTCTCGACTCCACTGCTCGATGCGATCCCAATACTCGCCAACGCCGCTCTCATCGAGCCACTGGTCGAGCCCGGAGGTGGACTCGTTACCCGGCGCAGCAGGCGGAACAGCTGGGGCCGAACTCGACGGCTCGGTCGTTGACGGGGCCGTCGAACGCGGGGCGGTCGTCGACGGAGCCGTCGAACGCGGCGACGTCGTCGGCGCAGCGGTGGATCGGGGGGCTGCGGTGGTGGGTACGGGCAGGACGGGGGTGGCGGCGTCACCTCGCTGGTTATTCCAGGAGGTGATCACGACGGCGCCGACCGACGCGGCCACGGTGAACAGCACGACTCCGGCGATGAGAATGACGTTTCGCCGGTGCGCCCGGGCTGCCTGGTCGACGAGTGCGGCCTCGGCTGCGGCCAACCGGGCCTGCAATTCCTCCGCATTCGAACTCGGGGTCGGATAGCCGCCGAGCGGGAACGGTGGGAACGGCGGGAACGGCGGCGACATCGCCGGCTGAGCAGGCTGCTCCGGCAGAACCAGTGTCCCGGCCAGTGTCGCGGCCTGCGGCGAGGTTGTTGGCGAGGCGATCGCTGGAGCGGTCGTGGGAACGGGCGCCCCGCCCCAGGTCACCGCAATCGGCTCGGTCGGGTGAGGGTCGACCTGCATGACCTGCGTCGGATCCGCCCACCGAGGCGCTCCGGCGAGGATGAGGTTGCGTTGCTCGTCGCCGTCGTTCATCGTGGGCTCGAGGCCGGTCGGCTCGAGGCTGGTCGGCTCGCTGTTGTCGGACATGGCACACCTAAACGGGGTCAGGGCCATCGGCCCGCGGTCTTCGGCAGCCTTCCCCTTGTCGTCGGTCGTTGCCAGCCGCGTCGCCAAGAGCGCTCTCAGACGTCGAGGATGTGCCGACCACCGCCGCCCGCCGCTCACCGACCACCGCCGCCACAGCCGCCACGCCCACCGCCGAGCGAGCAGCGAGCTATTTCAGGAACTTCGAGGTGGTGTTATCGGCCAGCACCTTGCCCTTCGTCTGGCAGCTCGGGCAGTAGTTCACCTGGTAGGCGTTGTAGGTGACCTCGCGGATCGTGTCGCCGCAGCGAGGACATGCGTCGCCGGTATGGCGGTGGACACAACTCGCTCGATCCGCCGAGTTCGCCATGTGGTCCCGCGTGCGTTCGTCCTCGAAGCCGGCAGCGATGACCCGGTCGAGCGCGGTCATCAGTCGAACACGGTCGTCGTCGCCGAGCTTGTTCGCCGGCGCAAACGGCGAGATCTGTGCGGCCCAACACACCTCGTTGGCAAGGCGCCTGCCGATCCCCGCGATCCGGTGCTGGTCGCGCAACACCCCGTGAAGACGAGCCCCCTTCGCCTCGGTCAGGATCGCGTCGAGCATCGCCGGGGTGACCTGATCGGCCTCGGGGCCCTGCTGGTCGAGCGGCGGCACCGTTTCGTCACCCGGAGCGATCACCCAGACCCCGGCCTTGCGTTCGGTCCCGGGCTCGGTGAGCAACAGCGCCGGCCCCTGGTCGAAGTGCCAGCGAAACAAGCCCCCTCGAGGTTTGGTCGACAGCTTCGAGTCGGGGGTGAGGCGCCCGCCCTGCATGAGGTGCACGACGAAGACCGCACTGGGGAATCGCAACAGGAAGAACTTGCCGCGTGTACCCACCGAGTCCAGCGCTTCGCCGAGCGCGGCGTCGGGAGTCGGGGAGAAGGTCTTGAGTACCGAGAACGAGATCGCCTGTGTCCGTGTCAGCACCCGTCCTGCGTACGCGGCCTCGAGACGTTCGGCGTGCACTCGGATCTCCGGCAACTCGGGCATCGCGCCAACGTATCGCGCCGGGGCACGCGCTCGGCCAGCGGCCAGCGGCCAGCGGCCAGCGGCGTGCGGTCGCTAGCGGAACTCGGTGGTTGCGCGTAGCGGTGCCAACGCGTCGCCGACCTGATCGAGCAGCCCGGCGAGTTGGATGAGACGGGTGACGTCGCCGCCGAGTTGGATGTCG
The DNA window shown above is from Microthrixaceae bacterium and carries:
- a CDS encoding malate dehydrogenase; this translates as MSTKAPMRVAVTGAAGQIGYSLLFRIASGAMLGDDQPVILQLLEITPALEALRGVAMELDDCAFPLLAGIEQTDDANVAFGDIDVALLVGAMPRKDGMERSDLLSANGGIFKPQGQALSANAKKDAKILVVGNPANTNALIAMNNAPDLDPGRFTAMTRLDHNRAMTQLAQRTNTTVNDVKKMTIWGNHSATQFADLFHAEVNGQNAAELVNDQDWYANEYIPTVAQRGAAIIKARGLSSAASAANAAIDHIRSWHLGTDEGDWVSMAIPSDGSYGVPEGLISSFPCVCKDGKYEIVQGLDINEFSQERIDKTVGELAEERDAVKELGLI